The Falco rusticolus isolate bFalRus1 chromosome 5, bFalRus1.pri, whole genome shotgun sequence genome has a segment encoding these proteins:
- the PARVG gene encoding gamma-parvin isoform X4: MDPASLNVLTQPAALNQFLAENAIAQGEKKKLIKPTSSHNTKLEELKLLLFPPQLLIDWINTTLKEEHIVVKSLEEDLYDGLVLHHLLENLGSLKLDVDKIALTEKKQRQKLSVILEAVAKCLQLEESQLKWSVESILTKDLLSTLHLLVAMAKHFKPSLAMPPNVQVETITIENTSRGLKTANAVEYITENKESLEVQSKDDAFDELFSRAPDKLDAVKKVFLQFVNQHVGKLGLNVKDIESQFADGVILLLLIGQLEGYFLNLRNFFLTPASTTEMLHNVNLALDLLADGGLLNFSVNSEDIVNGDVKTTMRILYCLYSKYKTKET, from the exons ATGGATCCAGCCTCTTTAAATGTGCTTACACAGCCTGCTGCGCTTAATCAGTTCCTAGCTGAGAATGCCATTGCTCAAG GCGAGAAGAAGAAACTCATAAAACCGACCTCAAGCCACAATACTAAATTGGAAGAATTAAAACTG ctgctttttcctccacagTTACTGATTGACTGGATTAACACAACCCTGAAAGAGGAACACATAGTAGTTAAAAGTCTGGAAGAGGATCTGTATGACGGGCTGGTACTTCATCATCTTTTGG AAAACCTAGGATCTCTCAAGCTGGATGTTGACAAGATCGcgttaacagaaaaaaaacagcgACAGAAACTCTCTGTGATTCTGGAAGCTGTGGCTAAGTGTTTGCAACTGGAAGAAAGTCAGCTGAAATGGAGTGTGGAAT CTATCTTGACAAAGGACTTACTGAGCACACTGCATCTTCTGGTTGCAATGGCAAAGCACTTCAAACCCAGCCTGGCCATGCCTCCAAATGTTCAAGTGGAAACAATCACCATTGAG AACACCTCCAGAGGATTAAAGACAGCAAATGCGGTGGAATAcatcacagaaaacaa GGAGAGTTTAGAAGTGCAGTCAA AAGATGATGCCTTTGATGAATTATTTAGCCGTGCTCCAGATAAACTGGATGCTGTAAAAAAG gtATTTTTGCAATTTGTCAACCAGCATGTTGGAAAATTAGGATTAAATGTGAAAGACATCGAATCTCAG TTTGCAGATGGAGTTATCTTACTTCTGTTAATTGGACAACTGGAGGGTTACTTTCTGAACTTAAGGAATTTTTTCCTGACTCCAGCCAGCACCACGGAGATG CTTCACAATGTTAACCTTGCACTAGACTTGCTGGCAGATGGAGgtcttctgaatttttctgtgaaCTCTGAAG ATATTGTGAATGGAGATGTGAAGACTACAATGCGGATTCTGTATTGCTTGTATTCCAAATACAAGACCAAAGAAACATGA